One region of Dehalococcoidia bacterium genomic DNA includes:
- a CDS encoding CaiB/BaiF CoA-transferase family protein: MVQALEGVKVLDLCRGYPPATAAMHLADFGADVIKVDPVGFSPTEHIKDAAEDLMLVYTFLDRNKRSIKVNMRSEEGRDLIRKLAENIDVLIENSRAGTMERLGIGYETIRQINPRIIYCQVSGYGQTGPYRDCVGHDANFMAVSGALSLIGPVDGPPCFPSNMVADFAGAALYPLAGILLALLAREKTGKGQLIDISYMDAVFSFIAVDVSVNLASGEKRRRGKTMTTGGEPCSAVYPTKDGEYITLQCIEPQFWKNFCQDIEKQELISRQWPRNEEERNELFGILKLVFLTKTKDEWWEWAKEKQIMLAPVNYIEEAVNDPHLISRKMVMPKEHAVLGKIKQLGNPLKLSDTPPSYRTFCPRPGQHTDEILQELRFSEKQIEELRKARTVE; the protein is encoded by the coding sequence ATGGTACAAGCTCTGGAAGGTGTCAAGGTTTTAGACCTATGTCGCGGATATCCGCCAGCCACTGCGGCTATGCATCTGGCGGACTTTGGCGCCGATGTAATCAAAGTCGATCCTGTAGGTTTCAGTCCTACGGAACACATTAAGGATGCCGCAGAGGATCTGATGCTTGTCTATACATTTCTGGATCGCAATAAAAGAAGCATCAAAGTCAACATGAGGTCCGAGGAGGGGCGTGACTTAATACGTAAATTAGCTGAAAACATCGATGTTCTGATTGAAAATTCACGTGCCGGTACAATGGAGCGTCTGGGGATCGGCTATGAAACCATTAGACAAATAAATCCGCGGATTATTTATTGTCAAGTAAGTGGATATGGCCAGACCGGACCTTATCGCGATTGTGTGGGTCATGATGCAAACTTTATGGCTGTATCGGGAGCCCTGAGTCTAATAGGTCCAGTTGACGGGCCCCCCTGTTTTCCCAGCAATATGGTAGCCGATTTTGCAGGAGCTGCTCTGTACCCGTTAGCCGGTATATTGCTTGCGCTGCTGGCCAGGGAAAAGACAGGCAAGGGACAACTGATCGATATAAGCTATATGGATGCCGTGTTCTCTTTTATAGCAGTTGACGTTTCTGTGAACCTGGCTTCCGGTGAGAAGAGAAGGCGTGGCAAAACCATGACAACAGGTGGAGAACCCTGCAGCGCTGTTTACCCAACCAAAGACGGGGAGTATATAACCTTACAATGTATAGAGCCACAGTTCTGGAAGAACTTTTGTCAGGATATAGAAAAGCAGGAACTGATTTCCCGCCAGTGGCCGCGAAATGAGGAGGAACGAAATGAGCTATTCGGAATATTGAAGTTGGTCTTCCTGACAAAGACCAAAGATGAGTGGTGGGAATGGGCCAAAGAAAAACAGATTATGCTGGCTCCTGTTAACTACATAGAAGAAGCTGTCAATGACCCGCATTTAATAAGTCGCAAGATGGTCATGCCAAAAGAACACGCTGTTCTGGGCAAAATCAAACAGCTGGGTAACCCCCTGAAACTATCAGATACTCCTCCCAGTTACAGAACATTCTGCCCGCGTCCCGGACAGCATACTGATGAGATTTTGCAGGAGCTACGATTCAGTGAAAAGCAAATAGAAGAGTTGCGTAAAGCAAGGACTGTCGAATAA
- a CDS encoding RNA-binding protein produces MNIFLGNLARDVTEEDIRAEFAPFGEVTSVSIIKDKYSGQPRGFAFVEMANKDEGAAAIAALKGKQLKERTLDISESMPRDKHGGGGRFGGKRKPQRRR; encoded by the coding sequence ATGAATATTTTTCTGGGCAACCTGGCCCGTGATGTGACCGAGGAAGATATCAGGGCGGAGTTCGCACCTTTTGGCGAGGTGACCTCCGTGTCCATCATCAAGGATAAGTACAGCGGTCAGCCGAGGGGCTTTGCATTTGTGGAGATGGCCAACAAGGATGAGGGTGCGGCCGCCATCGCTGCGCTCAAGGGCAAGCAACTCAAGGAAAGGACGCTCGATATCAGCGAGTCCATGCCGCGCGACAAGCACGGAGGCGGCGGCCGCTTCGGCGGCAAGCGCAAGCCGCAGCGCAGGCGTTAG
- a CDS encoding MmgE/PrpD family protein, translated as MNDKISITTSFARQITSLGFEDIPKPLIQKVKTCVFHVLACSFNGHHLPWSQTAINYLKALNTKGTATSFIDGIRAPSPDVAFVNSVLAHSIIQEDQHLATGSHPGTMVIPAALAVGEETNCTGKDLVTAIVLGYELIGRIGVSVMSFEFMSKFRPSSFWGPYGACAAASRLLGLNQDQAANALGMAGNLSMGFQQCFTEGTDDFYFHNGFTSSNGVRAAMLGKMGIHASKFIIEGPAGFWNGYKRQPGADRILEGLGQSYEISSVYFKPVPSCAMVQTAVQLAHRMSKTRTINPEEINNIEIRTFQAAMNYPGVHNPGPFTNMLQAKLSLEFGVAAALTFKELNQSIYDRYNDPLVSGIAANSVMIVDENIEKTFSQTFQQGCRINVVMKDKSVISDSLDNVTPMTDEQVADNFKTQANRFLKHRQAEELTDSIYNLEKIENIREMTKLFVKK; from the coding sequence ATGAACGATAAAATCAGTATTACAACGAGTTTCGCCAGGCAAATTACATCCCTGGGCTTTGAAGATATACCCAAGCCGCTGATACAGAAGGTTAAGACCTGCGTTTTTCACGTGCTGGCATGTTCCTTCAACGGTCATCACCTGCCGTGGTCGCAAACCGCCATTAATTACTTAAAGGCTCTCAATACCAAGGGAACTGCTACTTCATTTATTGATGGTATCAGAGCTCCATCCCCGGATGTAGCCTTCGTCAACTCAGTCCTGGCCCACAGCATCATACAGGAGGACCAGCATCTTGCTACAGGCAGCCATCCCGGCACAATGGTTATTCCGGCAGCACTGGCAGTGGGAGAGGAAACAAATTGCACCGGGAAAGATCTCGTAACAGCTATCGTTCTTGGCTATGAATTAATAGGACGGATAGGGGTCAGCGTGATGAGCTTCGAATTTATGAGCAAATTCAGGCCCAGTAGCTTCTGGGGGCCTTACGGCGCCTGTGCCGCTGCGAGCAGGCTGCTTGGTCTTAACCAGGATCAGGCGGCCAATGCTTTGGGCATGGCCGGCAATTTGTCCATGGGATTCCAGCAATGTTTTACTGAGGGAACCGACGATTTTTACTTCCACAACGGTTTTACCTCCAGCAACGGCGTCAGGGCGGCGATGCTCGGTAAAATGGGCATTCATGCGTCGAAATTCATTATCGAGGGGCCGGCGGGATTCTGGAACGGCTACAAAAGGCAACCGGGAGCCGATCGTATACTGGAAGGCTTAGGCCAATCATATGAAATATCGAGTGTATATTTTAAACCGGTCCCGTCATGCGCCATGGTTCAAACAGCAGTACAGCTCGCACACAGAATGTCAAAAACCCGGACAATCAATCCGGAGGAAATTAACAATATAGAAATTAGAACGTTCCAGGCAGCAATGAATTATCCGGGTGTGCACAATCCAGGCCCTTTCACCAATATGTTGCAGGCCAAATTGAGTCTTGAATTTGGCGTTGCTGCCGCGCTGACTTTTAAAGAACTGAATCAGAGCATTTATGATAGATACAATGATCCTCTAGTATCCGGAATAGCGGCTAACTCCGTTATGATAGTTGACGAAAATATAGAAAAGACGTTCTCCCAGACATTCCAGCAGGGCTGCCGGATAAATGTTGTCATGAAAGATAAAAGTGTTATCAGCGACAGTCTGGATAACGTCACTCCCATGACTGATGAACAGGTAGCTGATAACTTTAAAACCCAGGCCAATCGATTTTTGAAGCATAGGCAGGCTGAGGAATTAACAGATAGTATTTATAACCTGGAGAAGATAGAAAATATACGAGAAATGACCAAACTATTTGTTAAAAAATAG
- a CDS encoding MFS transporter yields MESTIESSAQSQKTYKITNGQKASILIVLMILFIINYADRAILSVTLQNIKVSLGFSDTQLGAIQTAFQIMVGAVTIPLGILIDRWSRRKLAGIMALFWSVTTFLTGLCTNFISMLFVRAAVGLGEDGFTTIGSGWLSVAFSKSKRAMVNGIFGIGGTGGSALGMIVGGIIVTSTGMWQMPFFIFAIPGVIFGIWAFFLKDYKTPKKEGESLLSKQYFRDWLALFKIKSYVFTLLGQMCFGVMLTTVIGWLPAFMMRAYDLNAAQAGGIVGSAALIGILGSLGGGFIADIWYRRQKGARIYLMTIAQLLFAILVGTVIYLMGSIPIPLMSVLLMVLMLVVGICGTLIYSLTMDVTPVSHRYSSYGIVVTAFFVVGSIGPSIVGAISDALGGGADGIRAGFLWLLPVTLLAVIFYGINWRYYPKESQLVSDTVLAEK; encoded by the coding sequence ATGGAATCAACAATCGAGTCATCGGCGCAATCACAAAAGACCTATAAGATTACCAATGGGCAGAAGGCCAGCATCCTGATAGTATTAATGATTCTGTTCATCATCAACTATGCCGACAGGGCTATTCTGTCTGTAACATTGCAGAACATTAAAGTGTCCCTTGGCTTTTCCGATACGCAGCTTGGAGCAATACAGACTGCATTTCAGATAATGGTCGGAGCGGTTACAATCCCGTTAGGGATTCTTATCGATCGCTGGAGCCGCCGCAAGCTTGCCGGCATAATGGCATTATTCTGGAGCGTGACAACCTTTCTTACCGGCCTGTGCACGAATTTTATCAGCATGCTCTTCGTCCGGGCGGCCGTCGGTCTGGGTGAAGATGGTTTTACAACGATCGGCTCGGGTTGGCTGTCGGTGGCATTCAGCAAATCAAAAAGAGCAATGGTGAATGGTATCTTTGGTATTGGCGGCACCGGCGGAAGCGCTCTCGGTATGATAGTTGGCGGAATAATAGTTACATCGACAGGGATGTGGCAGATGCCGTTTTTTATATTCGCGATACCCGGCGTAATTTTTGGTATCTGGGCGTTTTTCCTGAAGGACTATAAAACCCCTAAAAAGGAAGGAGAAAGCTTGCTCAGCAAGCAATACTTCAGAGATTGGCTGGCACTTTTTAAAATTAAATCATATGTGTTTACATTGTTAGGACAGATGTGCTTCGGAGTGATGCTTACTACTGTGATAGGTTGGCTGCCCGCATTCATGATGCGCGCCTATGACTTAAATGCAGCACAGGCTGGCGGCATAGTGGGCTCTGCTGCTTTAATAGGCATACTGGGATCATTAGGTGGTGGTTTCATAGCAGATATATGGTACAGGAGGCAAAAGGGTGCGCGTATTTATTTAATGACCATTGCTCAACTGCTTTTTGCTATCCTGGTTGGAACAGTAATATATTTGATGGGATCAATTCCAATACCTCTCATGAGCGTACTACTAATGGTTTTGATGCTCGTAGTTGGAATATGTGGCACTCTCATTTACTCTCTAACAATGGATGTCACACCGGTCTCCCACAGATATTCCTCCTATGGAATTGTCGTAACAGCTTTCTTCGTTGTCGGTTCGATAGGCCCGTCAATAGTGGGCGCGATTTCAGATGCGCTCGGAGGCGGAGCTGACGGCATACGCGCCGGATTTCTCTGGTTACTTCCCGTCACACTTCTGGCAGTAATCTTCTACGGTATCAACTGGAGATACTATCCCAAGGAGAGCCAACTCGTAAGCGACACCGTTTTGGCTGAGAAATAG